In Erigeron canadensis isolate Cc75 chromosome 1, C_canadensis_v1, whole genome shotgun sequence, a single window of DNA contains:
- the LOC122587237 gene encoding WAT1-related protein At5g64700-like, translating into MKTNILPYFAMVFAQFLFAGASITIKIGFANGLHQLVYVVYRHLVSMILFCPFAYVFERKERPALTFGVIFKIFGLSSLGATIHLNALCYGLTYTSPTVASALDCLTPSLTFLMAFILRMEKVKFTSSKGQAKVLGTLISITGTLVFTFWRGFQVKEILKKPLIDIYDSNGFSGHVKQNWVKGATLISTSKVAWSLWLIFQGLIHKAYPAPFSINTMICLFAILQSSFLAIFFARDATLWKLEWDVNILTIIYGGFVVSGLTGYLVLWSISKRGPVFAAMFTPLQLPIVGIFSAIVFNERLHIGSIIGALIIIFGLYCVLWGKSEDKFFELDKQIENEDKTSEIGTNNDNDSPKHLNKMEP; encoded by the exons ATGAAGACCAACATTTTGCCTTACTTTGCAATGGTGTTTGCTCAGTTTCTTTTTGCAGGAGCAAGTATCACAATTAAAATTGGATTTGCTAATGGACTTCATCAGCTTGTGTATGTGGTGTATCGCCATTTAGTTAGTATGATTCTCTTTTGTCCTTTTGCATACGTTTTTGAAAG GAAAGAACGACCAGCCCTCACGTTTGGAGTGATATTCAAGATTTTTGGTCTGTCATCACTTGGTGCGACAATCCATCTTAATGCTTTGTGTTATGGTTTAACTTACACATCTCCAACGGTGGCGAGTGCTTTGGATTGTCTCACCCCAAGCTTAACCTTCCTCATGGCGTTTATCCTAAG AATGGAGAAAGTGAAATTTACAAGTTCCAAAGGACAAGCCAAAGTTTTGGGGACTCTTATAAGCATAACGGGAACACTTGTCTTTACTTTTTGGAGAGGATTCCAAGTCAAAGAGATTTTAAAGAAGCCACTAATTGACATTTATGACTCTAATGGTTTCTCTGGTCATGTTAAACAAAATTGGGTCAAAGGAGCAACCTTAATATCCACTAGCAAAGTGGCATGGAGCTTGTGGCTCATCTTTCAG GGATTGATACACAAGGCATATCCGGCTCCGTTTTCTATAAACACCATGATTTGCCTCTTTGCAATATTGCAATCTTCTTTCCTTGCTATATTTTTCGCTAGAGATGCCACTTTGTGGAAGCTCGAGTGGGATGTAAATATATTGACAATTATATATGGG GGGTTTGTGGTATCAGGATTAACAGGCTACCTAGTCTTATGGTCAATAAGCAAGAGGGGCCCGGTGTTTGCGGCCATGTTCACGCCATTACAGCTTCCAATCGTCGGAATCTTTTCAGCCATTGTCTTTAACGAAAGACTTCATATAGGAAG CATTATAGGAGCATTGATCATTATTTTTGGACTTTATTGCGTACTTTGGGGAAAAAGTGAAGACAAGTTTTTCGAATTAGACAAGCAGATTGAGAATGAGGATAAAACTTCAGAAATTGGTACCAATAACGATAATGATTCGCcgaaacacttaaataaaatgGAACCTTAA